Proteins from a single region of Oryza brachyantha chromosome 6, ObraRS2, whole genome shotgun sequence:
- the LOC102720058 gene encoding LOW QUALITY PROTEIN: putative transcription factor bHLH041 (The sequence of the model RefSeq protein was modified relative to this genomic sequence to represent the inferred CDS: substituted 1 base at 1 genomic stop codon), which produces MDAIFALPPGARARAMGRAAARVPGSIYLCLWAPAAVAGLQPEXASAALLCCPCRHLFCLDAWIGGGGGDRALEMFEAYRGAICATVSGCVPGWAYKEGAACMELPEPDLTASALLQVQQQFYRETGTEMAVFMGCESGEIEVGLSTASAASAAAVANEVRQSILEELLQMPPPSSSSSSLLSLSVGSPEYSSFVRSMSTSVTAAAAAAAVEPSTRTRALPQQPSPLPSPMHGDLLAPVYGEFPVSEDDATMAQAMLAVISTSPAPPPPPLHPPVRRSVRPASPPRRATAFKAYNAALSPRARLRPPGAPGQRMIKTGISLLASVYTATRNQELAAARQRDTRAALAPPPPPPSSSQLHHMISERRRRERINDSFQTLRALLPPGSKRDKAAVLANTTEYMDKLISQVSELEEKNRQLEAQLAMHAIAGEPQQTAAFGGGSGEESSERVRVDVAIVGSSASASHRSREVSIRVAVRAECDVSKLVVAVLSRLRGMGRFGVVSVDARQRDSSLAQASLTLRVTAGDVCDETSLKEAVTEAVDGAVPVAPPPPAASP; this is translated from the exons ATGGACGCCATCTTCGCGCTCCCGCCGGGGGCCCGGGCGCGGGCCAtggggcgcgcggcggcgcgcgtccCGGGCAGCATCTACCTCTGCCTctgggcgccggcggcggtcgccGGCCTCCAGCCCGAGTGAGCGAGCGCTGCCCTTCTCTGCTGTCCCTGTCG cCATTTGTTCTGCTTGGACGCgtggatcggcggcggcggcggcgatcgcgCGCTGGAGATGTTCGAGGCGTACCGGGGCGCGATCTGCGCCACCGTGAGCGG GTGCGTGCCGGGGTGGGCGTACAAGGAGGGCGCCGCGTGCATGGAGCTGCCGGAGCCCGACCTGACGGCGTCGGCGTTGCTGCAGGTGCAGCAGCAGTTCTACCGGGAAACGGGCACGGAG ATGGCGGTGTTCATGGGATGCGAGAGCGGGGAGATCGAGGTCGGCCTGTCGACCGCATCGGCGGCGTCcgctgcggcggtggcgaatGAGGTGCGGCAGTCGATCCTGGAGGAGCTCCTCcagatgccgccgccgtcctcctcgtcctcctcgctgCTGTCGCTGTCCGTCGGGAGCCCGGAGTACTCCTCGTTCGTTCGCTCGATGTCGACGTCGGTcaccgcggccgccgcagccgccgccgtggagccGTCGACGCGAACGCGAGCACTACCACAGCAACCGTCGCCGCTTCCGTCTCCAATGCACGGCGACCTACTCGCGCCTGTCTACGGCGAGTTCCCCGTCTCCGAAGACGACGCGACGATGGCGCAGGCAATGCTCGCGGTCATCTCCACCTcgcccgccccgccgcctcctccgttGCATCCTCCCGTCCGGCGCAGCGTGCGTCCCGCATCGCCACCGCGCCGGGCAACGGCGTTCAAGGCTTACAAcgccgcgctctcgccgcgggCACGGCTGCGGCCGCCGGGCGCGCCGGGCCAGAGGATGATAAAGACGGGCATCTCGCTCCTGGCCAGCGTGTACACGGCAACGCGCAACCAGgagctcgcggcggcgcgccagCGAGACACGCGCGCCGCTTTAGCGccgccccctccgccgcccagCAGCAGCCAGCTGCACCACATGATCTCGGagcgtcgccggcgagagcGGATCAACGACAGCTTCCAGACGCTCAGAGCATTGCTCCCACCCGGATCAAAG AGAGACAAGGCGGCGGTTCTCGCCAACACGACGGAGTACATGGACAAGCTGATATCGCAGGTGTCGGAGCTCGAGGAGAAGAACCGGCAGCTGGAGGCGCAGCTCGCCATGCATGCCATTGCCGGCGAGCCCCAGCAGACCGCAGCCTtcggcggtggcagcggcgaGGAGTCGTCGGAGAGGGTACGCGTCGACGTGGCCATCGTCGGAtcatcggcgtcggcgtcgcatCGGTCCCGGGAGGTGAGCATCAGGGTGGCGGTGCGCGCCGAGTGCGACGTGTCgaagctcgtcgtcgccgtgctctCGCGGCTGAGAGGGATGGGCCGCTTCGGCGTGGTGTCCGTCGACGCGAGGCAAAGGGACAGCTCGCTTGCACAGGCCAGTCTCACACTGCGTGTCACG